Within Roseisolibacter agri, the genomic segment CCCGCATCGATCGGCCGGCGTCGGGCTGACGTCGGGTTGACGTCGGGCCGACGGCGCGGCGTCAGCCGCCCGCGCCGATCGACGCCTCGAGCAGGGCGCGGCGCTCGCGCGCGAGGCGGAGCTGGCACGTCAGCGCGTGCTGGTCGTCCGCCGTGCCGCCGACGGCGAGCGACTGCGCGCGACATTCGCGCTCGCGGTAGCGTGCCCACGCCGCTGCCGCGCTGTCGAACGCGGCCGCCGCCGCGGCCGGGCGCGTACGGACCAGCGGCTCGCGCACGCGCAGCATCGTCGCCGTCAGCCGCTCGTCCTCGCGCCGCACCGCGCTGGCCAGGCAGGCGGTGAGCGCGCGCGTGTCCGCGGCCGTCACGCACGCGGCGTCGGCCGGCGCGCCGTCGTCGCCGACCTCGATCACGCGCGTGCGCGGTGCGCGCGGCGGCACGGGCGGCGTGGGGACCGGCATCGCCGTCCCGGCGAACGGCGTCGCCCACGCGCCGAACGGATCGATCAGGAGCACGGACGGCCCGGCGCGGCGGACGCCGCCGGCGGGAGCGCGCGGATGCGCGCGTGGCGGGGCGTGCGGCACCGCCCGCCGTATCGCCGGCGGCAGCACGCGTACCGTGCGCAGGTCGGCCGGCGGGCCCGATGCGCGCGGCAGCTGCGCGCGGCCGGTCGCGGGAGCGGCCAGCAGCGTGGCGGCGAGGCCGAGCAGGGCAGGGCGCACGGAACACCTCGGGGGCGCGGGGACGTCCGCAATCTACGCGGCGTTGCGGGGCGCCGTCGACGAGGCATCTTCAGGGCGTGCAACCGCCCTCGACGCCGGTCCCGCCGCTTCGCGCCGGCGCGCTGCTGGCAGACCGCTACCGCATCGTGCGCGAGCTCGGGCACGGCGGCATGGCGACCGTCTACCTGGCCGACGAGGTGAAGTACGGCCGCCCGGTCGCCGTGAAGGTCCTGCGCGCCGACCTCGGCTTCGCGCTGGGCGCCGAGCGCTTCCTGCGCGAGATCGGCATCGCCGCGCGGCTGTCGCACCCGCTGCTCGTGCCGCTCATCGACTCGGGCGAGTGGGAGGGGATGGTCTACTACGTCTCCGCCTACGTCGAGGGCGGCTCGCTGCGCGAGCGGCTGCGGCGCGACCGCACGCTCCCGGTCGCGGAGGCGGTGCGCATCACGGTGGACGTCGCGGCGGCGCTCGACTTCGCGCACCGCGCGGGCTTCGTGCACCGCGACGTGAAGCCCGAGAACGTGCTGTTCGCCGACGGGCACGCGCTGCTCGCGGACTTCGGCATCGCGCGCGCGACGTGCGACGACGACGCCGAGCCGGTGACGGCGGCGGGGCTCGCGATCGGCACTCCCGAGTACATGAGCCCCGAGCAGGCCAGCGGCGAGTCGCGTCTGGACGCTCGGAGCGACGTCTACGGCCTCGCGTGCGTGCTCTACGAGATGCTGGCCGGCGAGCCGCCGTTCAGCGGCGCGGCCCCGCGCACCATCATGGCGCGGCAGGTCACCGAGGAGCCGCGCCCGCTGCGCGCGCTGCGCCCCGAGGTGCCGTCGGGCGTCGAGGCCGCGATCGTGCGCGCGCTGGCCAAGGATCCGGACCGTCGCTTCGCGTCCACCGCCGACTTCGCGGCGTCGCTGCAGGCGTCGCTGCAGGCGTCGCTGCAGGCCGAGCCCATGGCGCGACCGCGCGGCTACGCCGGTGCCACGCGCAGCCTCGCGGTGCTGCCCTTCGTCAACGCGAGCCCCGATCCCGAGAACGAGTACCTCAGCGACGGCATCACGGACGAGCTGATCGACGCGCTGGCCAAGGTGGACGGGCTCCGCGTCGCGTCGCGCACGTCGGTCTTCGCGCTCAAGGGGAAGCCGCAGGACGTGCGCGCGATCGGCGCGCTGCTCGACTGCTCCGTGGTGCTGGAGGGCACGGTGCGGCGCGCGGGGCACCAGCTGCGCATCACCGCGCAGCTCACCTCGACCGACGACGGGCGGCTGCTCTGGTCGCAGCGCTACGATCGGCGCGTGGCCGACGTGTTCGAGATCCAGGACGAGATCGCGCGCACGATCGTCGGCACGCTGCGCGCGACGTCCTTCGCCGACCTCGCCGCGCCGCCGGTGCGCCGCCACACCGAGAGCGCGACCGCGTATCGCCTCTACCTGCGCGGCCGCTACGAGTGGAACCGGCGCACGCGGGAGGGCGTCGCCGCCGGCATCCGCTACTTCGAGCAGGCGATCGCCGAGGACCCGACGTACGCGCTGGCGTACACGGGGCTTGCGGACTGCTACGCGCTGGAGGTCGACTACCGCAGTATCCCCGTGCACGACGGCTTCGCGAAGGCCAAGGACTACGCGCGGCGCGCCATCGCGCTCGACGACACGCTGGCCGAGGCACACACGTCGCTCGCCTGGAGCCTGTTCGCGTACGACTGGGCGTGGGACGAGGCGGGGCGCGAGTTCCGCCGCGCGATCGAGTGCGACCCGCGCTACGCCACCGCGCACCAGTGGTACGCGTTCGCGCTCGCGTCGCGCGGCGCGCTGGACGAGGCACTGGTCGAGGGCCACACCGCCGTGGAGCTGGACGGCGGCTCCGTGTCGGCGCGGCGCTCGCTCGGCTGGGCGTACTACTACGCGCGCCGCTACGCCGACTCGCGCTACCACCTGGACCGTGCGATCGCGATGGATCCCAACGCCGAGGAGAACTACCGCACGCTCGGCCTCGTGCTCGCGATCGAGGGCAACCCCGACGAGGCGACGCGCGTGCTGGAGGAGGCCGCGGCGATGCCGGAGGCGGGGAGCTACACGCGCGGCACGCTCGCCTACGCGCTGGCGCGCGGCGGGCGCACGGCGGAGGCGCGCGCGATCCTCGCCGAGCTGACGGCGCAGGCCGAGCAGGGGTACGTCTCGCCCGTCGCCTTCGCCACCGTCCACCTCGGGCTCGGCGAGGTGGAGCCCGCGCTCGACTGGACGGAGCGCGCGCTGGAGGCGCGCCGCGGCTGGCTCGCCTACCTGCGCGTGAACCCGATCATGGACCCGATGCGCGGCCACCCGCGCTTCGACGCGCTGCTCACGCGCATGCGGCTGCGCGACGCGTAGGCGCGCGTCCGCCGCGCGTCAGCCGCGGTTCGGTGCAGGCTGCGCGACGCGCTCCTCGTAGCGGCGCATGAGCGGCGTCACCGAGATGCCGTGCACGACGACGGACGCCGTGACCGTCGCGAGCACGATGCTCACCAGCCGCTCCGCGAGCGACTCGGGCAGCCCGTGCTCCGCCGCGTAGGCGAGGTAGTAGATCGAGCCGATGCCGCGGATGCCGAACCACATCGTGAGGCGCCGCTGGAGCGCCGGCGCGCCGCGCATCGGCGCGCCGAGGCGCACCGCGAGCGGGCGGATCACGAGGAACAGCAGCGGCGCGAACCACCACGCCTCCATCGACAGCGTGCGCGTCGACAGCAGCCCGCCCACGATCACCACGACGGCCACCTCGGCCACGCGCTCCAGCTGCTCCGTGAAGCCGAGCGCGGCCTCCGCCATGTAGGCGGGCGCCGTGTCGGGCGCGGTCGCGATCTCGTCGGCCTCCGCGGTCAGGGCGGCGGCGTGCACGTCGGGCGGCGCATCGGCGCCGGTGAGCTCCTCGGTCGCGCGGCGCTCCTCGCGCCGCAGCGCGAACCCCGCCGCGAACACCGCGAGGAAGCCGTACCCCTTCACCAGCAGCGCGGCGCCGTACGCGAGCGCGATCAGCCCGAGGGCCAGCAGGTCGTCGAGGCCGAGCGCCTCGCGCTTCTCGCGCCGCAGCCAGAGCACGAGGCGGCTGATCGCCCAGCCCAGCCCCCACCCGGTCGCCAGGCCGGCCGCGCCGGCCCACAGCACGTCCACCGCCAGCCACCGCCAGCCGAACGCGCCCAGATCGTGCGCCCCCAGCAGCCCGAGGCCGAGCATCACGAAGGGGAACGCCGTGCCGTCGTTGAGGGCCGCCTCGCCGGTCAGCGCGAAGCGCAGCCGGTCGCTGTCGGCCGCGTGGCCCACCTGCACGTCGCTCGCGAGCACGGGATCGGTGGGCGCCAGGATCGCTCCGAGCAGCACCGCGGCCCCGAGCGGGAGCTGCAGCAGGTACACGCCGGCGACCGTCGCCAGGCCGATGGTCAGCGCCATCACCAGCGTCGCCAGCCGCACGGGCGCGTGCCACCGGTCGTCCGAGAGCGCCGTCCGCAGCTTGAGCCCCGCGGCGAAGAGCGAGACCAGCACCGCGACCTCCGTCAGCCGCTCCAGCCAGACCGCGTCGCGCAGCGCGTCGAGCTGGATCAGCCCGAGCCCCAGCGGGCCGAGGGCCGCACCGGTGGCCAGGTAGAGCAGGGTGGTGGTGAGCGGCAGCCGGCGCACGGCCGAGCCGACGGTGGCCGTGACCACCAGCAGCAGCCCGACCAGCGTGAACCAGATCCCGACCTTCATGCGGCGGGGACGGACGGCGCGCTCATGGGCGCTCCCCAATGCACGGATGGGACCGTGTGTACGCCTCCGTACGATTGCGGGTGCGGATTTGCTCGCCGGGC encodes:
- a CDS encoding lysozyme inhibitor LprI family protein — translated: MRPALLGLAATLLAAPATGRAQLPRASGPPADLRTVRVLPPAIRRAVPHAPPRAHPRAPAGGVRRAGPSVLLIDPFGAWATPFAGTAMPVPTPPVPPRAPRTRVIEVGDDGAPADAACVTAADTRALTACLASAVRREDERLTATMLRVREPLVRTRPAAAAAAFDSAAAAWARYRERECRAQSLAVGGTADDQHALTCQLRLARERRALLEASIGAGG
- a CDS encoding protein kinase domain-containing protein; translation: MQPPSTPVPPLRAGALLADRYRIVRELGHGGMATVYLADEVKYGRPVAVKVLRADLGFALGAERFLREIGIAARLSHPLLVPLIDSGEWEGMVYYVSAYVEGGSLRERLRRDRTLPVAEAVRITVDVAAALDFAHRAGFVHRDVKPENVLFADGHALLADFGIARATCDDDAEPVTAAGLAIGTPEYMSPEQASGESRLDARSDVYGLACVLYEMLAGEPPFSGAAPRTIMARQVTEEPRPLRALRPEVPSGVEAAIVRALAKDPDRRFASTADFAASLQASLQASLQAEPMARPRGYAGATRSLAVLPFVNASPDPENEYLSDGITDELIDALAKVDGLRVASRTSVFALKGKPQDVRAIGALLDCSVVLEGTVRRAGHQLRITAQLTSTDDGRLLWSQRYDRRVADVFEIQDEIARTIVGTLRATSFADLAAPPVRRHTESATAYRLYLRGRYEWNRRTREGVAAGIRYFEQAIAEDPTYALAYTGLADCYALEVDYRSIPVHDGFAKAKDYARRAIALDDTLAEAHTSLAWSLFAYDWAWDEAGREFRRAIECDPRYATAHQWYAFALASRGALDEALVEGHTAVELDGGSVSARRSLGWAYYYARRYADSRYHLDRAIAMDPNAEENYRTLGLVLAIEGNPDEATRVLEEAAAMPEAGSYTRGTLAYALARGGRTAEARAILAELTAQAEQGYVSPVAFATVHLGLGEVEPALDWTERALEARRGWLAYLRVNPIMDPMRGHPRFDALLTRMRLRDA
- a CDS encoding cation:proton antiporter encodes the protein MKVGIWFTLVGLLLVVTATVGSAVRRLPLTTTLLYLATGAALGPLGLGLIQLDALRDAVWLERLTEVAVLVSLFAAGLKLRTALSDDRWHAPVRLATLVMALTIGLATVAGVYLLQLPLGAAVLLGAILAPTDPVLASDVQVGHAADSDRLRFALTGEAALNDGTAFPFVMLGLGLLGAHDLGAFGWRWLAVDVLWAGAAGLATGWGLGWAISRLVLWLRREKREALGLDDLLALGLIALAYGAALLVKGYGFLAVFAAGFALRREERRATEELTGADAPPDVHAAALTAEADEIATAPDTAPAYMAEAALGFTEQLERVAEVAVVVIVGGLLSTRTLSMEAWWFAPLLFLVIRPLAVRLGAPMRGAPALQRRLTMWFGIRGIGSIYYLAYAAEHGLPESLAERLVSIVLATVTASVVVHGISVTPLMRRYEERVAQPAPNRG